ACAGGCCATGGTCTGCACGCAGGACGTCACAAAGTAGAAGGCGTTGGTGCTGTAATTAAAGCCAGTGAGTCTGTTCTTTTTCCTGTGTGGCAGCATGGGAGACTGAATCATGTAAGAAAGTTTTCCATACGGGAAATAGGCCAGGGAGATGGAAGTGCCAGTGCGTGGAATGCGGGATTTATAATGCGATGGTTCGGGAATGCGTGGACCAGGAATGCGAGAATTAGGAATGCGTGCGGACAGGTCAAGCCCTGTCCCTACAGGAGCGCCGTTCACACCAAAAACCAGAAAAGCGTTCCAGAGCCGTTTTTAGAAAAACAGCTCTGAAACGCTTTTTCAATCAATTCCCTGCCGGGTTACTTCTTCGCTTGTACGCCGGCTACGCTTTTAATGAGGTCTACTTCTTCCTGGCGGTAAGGGGTGCCGTCTTTCCGGAAGATGTCATGGAACCAGACAGTGGGCTCAGCGGTGTAGTTCTTGTCCCAGCTGTCCCAGGGGTAGATAGTCTGGGTTTTACCGTCCACAAAGCCCCAGTTAATCATGCCTACGTTGTGCTTTTTGGCGATGGGCAGGGCGCCCTGGAAGGTGCTGCCGTTCGGGCGGGCCATGTACTCGGTGCAGATCATGGGGCGGCCGTAGCGCTTGAGCCAGTTAATGCGTTGCTCCAGTTCCTCGGGGCCGTCATAGTTATGGAAGGTGATGATGTCAGACTCGGCTACCATCAGTTTTTGCATGGCGGTTAAGGAGTCATGGGTGGCCCAGTTGCCCATCCAGACGCCAGAGGTCACGGGCTGCGAGGGGTTCATGGCGCGGGCCCAGGTAAAGGATTTTTTGAGGAGCGGCAACACGTAGTCCAGTTTGTTGGGCAGTTCCTGCTTGCCGTAGGCCGAGCCTTTGTTGAGGTTGTAGGGTTCGTTCCAGATGTCCCAGGCCAGCACGCGCTTATCGTTGGCAAACTTACCCATTACCCCTTTCACGTAGCGCTCCAGGCGCGGGTACTGGGTAGAATCCTGCAGGCCGGCCGACCCCGGGCTCTGCACCCATCCCGAGTTATGCACGTGCGGCCGGGGTTCGCGCTGCTTGCCTATTTGGGGGTTAGGGTCCCACACGGAGTCAAAGATCACCAGCATAGGTTTTATGTTGTGGCGCTGCGCGATGTTCAGGAACGTGTCCAGGCGCCGCAAAAAGCCCACCGAATCCTGCTCCCAGAGCAGGTCATGCAGGTACACGCGGGCGGTGTTCATACCAATAGACTCGGCCCAGCCCAGCTCGCGGGCAATGGTGGCTGTGTCAAAGGTTTCGGCCTGCCACATCTCCAGCTGGTTAATGGCGGTGCTCGGTGAGAAGTTAGGCCCAATCAAGTAGTCCTGCTGGCCATACCACTCGTTGGCTTTCTCTTTGGTCCAGATAGCGCGGGGTTTTACTACCTCTTTCTCGGTGCCGGTCTTGAAACAGCTTTGGGTGAGCAGGCAGCAAAGCGCGGCCCACAAATACAGGTTCTTCAGGTTCATAGGGAATGGGTTGCGTGGTAAGGTATTGTTTTGGTATAAAGGCTGATGGGTAAGGTAACTGATGTAGCGGCTCACCTTGGGTTTCCGTTTTAGGGTTGTTTTGGGGAAAACGGCCCTAAAACAGGTTTCCAGGATCTGCTCTGTTACATAATTACAAAGGCGGCCCAAAACTTCCTACCGCTGGCGCCGGCCAACCCGTTCTCCCCTCCAAAAATCAACAATAGTTACAGCTTTTTACAACCTCGTTATATGGTTTGCGGCCCCTCTTAAGCGATTCGGCTACTTTCCTTCCATCGCTTCTATTACATTTGCCACCGGAGAATAAACAAGGAACAGACGCATTTCTGCCGGCGCACCGCCTGACACCTCTGTGTTTTTGACGTAATCGATTACGTTCCTTTTCCGGGGAATCATCGCCTCTGCCCCTCTTTCTGTGGCTATGCCTGTGCTCCTTCCCTTTTAAAGAAAGCAAAACGCAAGGCCTTGTATTGGGTAAATTTGGCAGCGAAGGGCCTTCACAAGCCCACATTGTTACCATTCCTGAAACCAATGAATAAAATTCAGGCTATTTGCACCATTGATCAAT
This Rufibacter radiotolerans DNA region includes the following protein-coding sequences:
- a CDS encoding cellulase family glycosylhydrolase: MNLKNLYLWAALCCLLTQSCFKTGTEKEVVKPRAIWTKEKANEWYGQQDYLIGPNFSPSTAINQLEMWQAETFDTATIARELGWAESIGMNTARVYLHDLLWEQDSVGFLRRLDTFLNIAQRHNIKPMLVIFDSVWDPNPQIGKQREPRPHVHNSGWVQSPGSAGLQDSTQYPRLERYVKGVMGKFANDKRVLAWDIWNEPYNLNKGSAYGKQELPNKLDYVLPLLKKSFTWARAMNPSQPVTSGVWMGNWATHDSLTAMQKLMVAESDIITFHNYDGPEELEQRINWLKRYGRPMICTEYMARPNGSTFQGALPIAKKHNVGMINWGFVDGKTQTIYPWDSWDKNYTAEPTVWFHDIFRKDGTPYRQEEVDLIKSVAGVQAKK